One genomic window of Fusarium keratoplasticum isolate Fu6.1 chromosome 3, whole genome shotgun sequence includes the following:
- a CDS encoding Zn(2)-C6 fungal-type domain-containing protein, which translates to MDATQTNLTREKKNLSGVNIARSDNQDPISLAHSLTHSKQLKCSRTEPCQNCAKAKHDCEYSQVDRKRRPASHDYVKSLEDRVAWLESFITQVQVASPREREALLSTVSFRKQSPVSSFTATDAASSSDISTHVQADLQPALDGSLIYHGATSIYRAQTVNQAQLAVKDATTQPPLYTGSESNFAHVLEHFGINIEDEVIAKALMQFFKWQYPQFMFIYREGFLQDHFGDRVNCKYWSSALLLSICALGTLMSPDEEDRRSSEQFYTAAESILMVTGLTRPSIVTVQAFLCLAFYEIGRGNLSKGWGFSGIAFRIAQDMGFQKDPKNWISYDASLTTDEDVEIRRRIYWGCYISDKLISLILGRPVFLYYDDAEVEPMEQQPDYPELRPWRSVGFSGTDSELTKIGSMVPYYREQIHLSRVIERMLCTLFSPRSNMDGMSRRACLDTLNIELCRWKAALPGRAEWNKWEPIDTPLIPSVAMLHLLFHSARIALNFDQALSSLPTAADQASREYCLSSAEDIASILRRYRHQYGLRHAPLILVYGIVQASRAMNTLGVPAEAQPLMQALGECAVTWNLAEQAKELMVQKAAGLGLEGIMRVADI; encoded by the exons CAAACAAATCTCacgagagaaaagaagaacCTCTC AGGTGTCAATATCGCAAGGTCCGACAATCAGGATCCCATCAGTCTCGCTCACTCGCTCACTCACTCCAAACAGCTAAAATGCTCGCGAACAGAGCCGTGCCAAAACTGCGCCAAGGCAAAACACGATTGCGAATACAGCCAGGTAGATCGCAAAAGACGCCCGGCCTCACATGACTACGTCAAGAGCCTTGAAGATCGAGTCGCATGGCTCGAGTCCTTCATCACCCAGGTCCAAgtggcatcaccaagagagagagaagcgCTACTGAGCACAGTCTCATTTCGCAAACAATCACCAGTCAGCAGCTTCACCGCAACAGACgcggcctcctcatcagaTATAAGCACTCATGTACAAGCCGATCTCCAGCCAGCTCTCGACGGCTCCCTCATCTACCACGGCGCGACAAGCATCTACCGCGCGCAAACAGTAAACCAAGCCCAGCTCGCCGTAAAAGACGCAACAACCCAGCCTCCTCTCTACACAGGTTCCGAATCCAATTTCGCACACGTCCTCGAACACTTTGGGATCAACATAGAAGACGAAGTCATCGCGAAGGCTCTCATGCAGTTCTTCAAGTGGCAGTACCCTCAGTTCATGTTTATTTACCGTGAGGGTTTTTTGCAAGATCACTTTGGAGATCGTGTCAATTGCAAATATTGGTCTTCGGCGTTGCTGCTTTCTATTTGTGCTTTAGGGACTTTGATGTCGcctgatgaagaggatcGGAGGTCGAGTGAGCAGTTTTATACGGCGGCGGAGAGTATTCTCATGGTTACTGGTCTTACGAGGCCGTCTATTGTTACGGTTCAGGCGTTTCTCTGCCTTGCTTTTTATGAGATTGGCAGAGGCAATCTCTCCAAAGGCTGGGGATTCTCTG GCATCGCCTTTCGCATCGCCCAAGACATGGGCTTCCAGAAAGACCCAAAGAACTGGATCTCTTACGACGCCTCTTTGACCACCGACGAAGATGTCGAGATTCGTAGGCGAATATACTGGGGATGTTACATCTCGGACAAGCTCATCAGTCTCATCCTCGGGCGGCCAGTCTTTCTCTACTACGACGACGCAGAAGTCGAGCCGATGGAACAGCAGCC CGATTATCCAGAGCTAAGACCATGGCGCTCAGTCGGCTTCTCAGGCACCGACAGCGAATTGACCAAAATCGGATCCATGGTTCCATACTACCGCGAACAGATCCATCTCTCAAGGGTAATCGAGCGTATGCTATGCACTTTATTCTCTCCTCGATCCAACATGGATGGTATGAGTCGTAGAGCTTGTCTGGATACACTCAACATCGAGCTATGTCGCTGGAAGGCAGCGTTGCCTGGTCGCGCAGAGTGGAATAAATGGGAACCCATCGATACGCCACTTATACCTAGTGTCGCTATGCTTCA TCTGCTCTTCCACAGCGCCCGTATCGCTCTTAACTTCGACCAAGCCCTCTCTTCACTACCCACAGCAGCAGACCAAGCCTCTCGCGAATACTGTCTCTCCTCAGCAGAAGACATCGCCTCAATATTGCGACGATACCGTCATCAATATGGCCTTCGGCATGCGCCGCTGATCCTCGTCTACGGAATCGTTCAAGCCAGTCGGGCGATGAACACCTTGGGAGTTCCCGCA